In a genomic window of Diorhabda carinulata isolate Delta chromosome 8, icDioCari1.1, whole genome shotgun sequence:
- the LOC130897097 gene encoding uncharacterized protein LOC130897097 translates to MYREAVGWAFTALLISSSLVGTFSYPNVQINSKPVASVAAAESQPGLRNFYPVKGPRDVLQLQRAERKYAEKPNAIKKVALDRLDDVETNSIAESSDNSITNGGGFSWSNLLGMVMQMIFSPGGNQGPNKSDDLDTPVQPSPWANLLSVGLKILTAILGGGNTGDGIDKVDNGNSPLQGVLAAVVSAVVGDRDPDQVNKIARQAGEFINIVVNLLDALKTSFSHRSLQARSVGKKDSISDAATASLAMMKGYMRSLSTGDTKCMERYVCQANSECSKDIGQSSLYCHLGSYAISYVMEKSLGSSFDVFYEAGRRGRYGDNCREKYLECNEV, encoded by the exons ATGTACAGAGAAGCTGTTGGTTGGGCGTTTACAGCTCTTTTGATATCCAGTTCTCTGGTAGGTACGTTTTCGTACCCAAATGTTCAAATCAACTCCAAGCCAGTAGCGTCAGTAGCAGCGGCCGAATCGCAACCGGGGCTTCGTAATTTTTATCCCGTTAAAGGACCCAGGGACGTACTTCAATTACAAAGAGCCGAGAGAAAATATGCAGAAAAACCAAACGCTATTAAAAAAGTTGCTTTAGATCGATTAGACGATGTAGAAACAAATTCCATAGCGGAAAGTAGCGACAATTCCATCACCAACGGCGGAGGATTTTCCTGGTCGAACTTATTAG GAATGGTGATGCAAATGATTTTTAGTCCAGGCGGTAATCAAGGACCAAATAAATCCGACGATTTAGACACCCCCGTCCAGCCATCCCCATGGGCGAATTTACTTTCTGTCGGCTTAAAAATTTTAACTGCCATTTTAGGAGGTGGCAACACCGGCGATGGAATCGATAAAGTTGATAACGGAAATTCACCACTACAg GGTGTTCTGGCGGCCGTAGTATCAGCTGTTGTGGGAGACAGAGATCCTGATCAAGTTAATAAGATTGCTAGGCAGGCTGGTGAG tttataAACATAGTGGTGAACCTTCTGGACGCATTAAAAACATCTTTTTCACATCGTTCATTACAAGCAAGGAGCGTGGGTAAAAAGGATTCGATCAGCGATGCCGCTACGGCCAGTCTTGCTATGATGAAAGGTTACATGAGATCCTTATCAACTGGAGATACTAAATGTATGGAAAGATACGTTTGTCAAGCAAACAGCGAATGTTCAAAAGATATTGGACAAAGTTCTTTGTACTGTCATCTAGGAag CTACGCTATTAGTTATGTTATGGAAAAATCGTTGGGATCATCGTTTGACGTTTTCTACGAAGCTGGAAGACGGGGTCGTTACGGAGACAATTGCCgcgaaaaatatttagaatgtaaCGAAGtataa
- the LOC130897484 gene encoding apoptosis-inducing factor 1, mitochondrial isoform X2, whose amino-acid sequence MIRIIQISKNLTVNHSRNSILRCSTQSTIKTILNRSNTIRSLSDKCDDDRKKKQIPSLKDCHPTNLMSEIPEPAGNWEEKDSMVRKQNRRWLLLGLLFTAFTVGTIFYINPLKKEEEIKIDDGKKKEKKNKYPASSKDIPKDVPYLLIGGGTASFSAFRSIKTRDPTAKVLMISNDLFYPYMRPPLSKEIWYNDEESAKNYFFKQWNGSQRSIFYEPDNFYTECKDLESSENGGLAVARGWTIKKLDVIENIAYLDDGAEIRYGKCLIATGAKPNFSPVFANASTDPKLKDLIRSYRNITDFEELYDMFKKAKTVAIVGGGFLGSELACALGKKAKDEKGEPKKVYQIFRESGNMGKVLPEYLSLWSTDKVQDEGAIVLSKTEVVGVRSDGKEGLTLTLNNGKTMDVDFVIVAMGVTPNTDLAEESDLEVDPELGGFLVNTELQARTDVYIAGDCACFYDTKLGRRRFEHHDHAVVTGKLAGENMTGGRQPYLHQSMFWSDLGPDVGYEAIGIVDSSLPTVAVFAKATDKDNPKAVVTATDEGIRSKTEEIPQECDKNLSEKQKQEMAVVRQPLSIPKISEGEDFGKGIVFYLRDDVVVGILLWNIYNRMNVARQVLMDHKKYEDLNDVAKLFNIHETTDETTNDETTNDETK is encoded by the exons ATGATTAGAATTatccaaatatcaaaaaatttgactgtTAATCATTCTAGAAATAGTATTTTACGATGTTCCACTCAGTCGACGATTAAAACAATTT taaataGATCAAACACTATTAGATCCTTATCAGACAAATGTGACGACGATCGTAAAAAGAAG CAAATACCATCACTTAAAGATTGTCATCCTACAAATTTGATGAGTGAAATACCGGAACCGGCCGGGAACTGGGAGGAAAAGGATAGTATGgttagaaaacaaaatagaagGTGGTTACTTTTGGGTTTATTGTTTACTGCTTTTACCGTTGGTACA attttttatattaatccaTTGAAAAAGGAGGAAGAGATAAAAATAGATGATGGGAAAAAGA aagagaaaaagaacaaatatcCTGCGTCTTCAAAAGATATACCGAAGGATGTGCCTTATTTATTGATAGGAGGAGGTACTGCTTCTTTTAGCGCATTCCGTTCAATCAAAACTAGAGATCCTACTGCTAAA GTACTAATGATATCAAACGACTTGTTCTACCCTTATATGCGTCCCCCGTTGTCTAAAGAAATATGGTATAACGATGAAGAATCTgctaaaaactattttttcaaacagtGGAATGGTTCGCAAAGGAG tatattttatGAACCCGACAACTTTTATACCGAATGTAAAGATTTAGAATCTAGTGAAAATGGTGGTTTAGCGGTAGCTAGAGGTtggactataaaaaaattagatgtaaTAGAAAATATCGCATATTTAGATGACGGAGCGGAAATCCGGTACGGAAAATGTCTCATAGCTACAG GTGCCAAACCCAATTTTTCACCGGTATTCGCAAATGCATCGACCGATCCTAAATTGAAAGATTTGATAAGGTCTTATAGGAACATAACCGATTTTGAAGAATTGTATGATATGTTTAAAAAAGCTAAAACTGTAGCTATAGTCGGAGGTGGATTTTTGGGAAGCGAATTGGCTTGCGCTTTGGGTAAAAAAGCTAAAGATG aaAAGGGTGAACCTAAAAAAGTGTATCAAATATTCCGAGAATCCGGAAACATGGGCAAAGTGCTACCGGAATATCTTTCTCTTTGGTCAACGGACAAAGTGCAAGATGAAGGAGCCATT gttttgtcaaaaactgaagTTGTGGGTGTAAGAAGTGACGGTAAAGAAGGTTTAACGTTGACCCTAAACAATGGTAAAACTATGGATGTTGATTTCGTAATAGTGGCGATGGGCGTAACGCCCAACACAGATTTAGCGGAAGAATCCGATTTGGAAGTAGACCCCGAATTAGGCGGATTTTTAGTTAATACGGAATTACAAGCGAGAACCGACGTTTACATC GCTGGCGATTGCGCATGTTTCTACGATACGAAATTGGGCCGTCGACGTTTCGAACACCACGACCACGCCGTCGTCACGGGGAAATTAGCTGGAGAAAATATGACTGGCGGTCGTCAACCGTATTTACATCAAAGTATGTTTTGGTCCGATCTAGGACCGGACGTAGGTTACGAGGCGATCGGTATAGTGGATTCTTCTTTACCTACGGTAGCAGTATTCGCGAAAGCAACCGATAAGGATAATCCCAAGGCAGTGGTGACCGCAACCGATGAAGGAATCAGATCTAAAACCGAGGAG ATCCCTCAGGAATGCGATAAAAATTTGTCggaaaaacaaaaacaagaaatggCAGTGGTGAGACAACCACTCAGTATACCGAAAATATCTGAAGGTGAAGATTTTGGTAAAGGTATCGTCTTTTACCTAAGAGACGACGTAGTGGTCGGTATACTGTTGTGGAACATCTATAATAGAATGAATGTAGCTAGACAAGTTTTGATGGATCACAAAAAATACGAAGATCTTAACGACGTTGCCAAGTTGTTTAACATACACGAAACTACAGATGAAACAACTAACGACGAAACTACTAATGatgaaactaaataa
- the LOC130897484 gene encoding apoptosis-inducing factor 1, mitochondrial isoform X1 has translation MIRIIQISKNLTVNHSRNSILRCSTQSTIKTILNRSNTIRSLSDKCDDDRKKKVGDKPEKGCVQSHPSSIKPAECKTDQPTSGVKLKDCNPIVINPCKTPVIPQIPSLKDCHPTNLMSEIPEPAGNWEEKDSMVRKQNRRWLLLGLLFTAFTVGTIFYINPLKKEEEIKIDDGKKKEKKNKYPASSKDIPKDVPYLLIGGGTASFSAFRSIKTRDPTAKVLMISNDLFYPYMRPPLSKEIWYNDEESAKNYFFKQWNGSQRSIFYEPDNFYTECKDLESSENGGLAVARGWTIKKLDVIENIAYLDDGAEIRYGKCLIATGAKPNFSPVFANASTDPKLKDLIRSYRNITDFEELYDMFKKAKTVAIVGGGFLGSELACALGKKAKDEKGEPKKVYQIFRESGNMGKVLPEYLSLWSTDKVQDEGAIVLSKTEVVGVRSDGKEGLTLTLNNGKTMDVDFVIVAMGVTPNTDLAEESDLEVDPELGGFLVNTELQARTDVYIAGDCACFYDTKLGRRRFEHHDHAVVTGKLAGENMTGGRQPYLHQSMFWSDLGPDVGYEAIGIVDSSLPTVAVFAKATDKDNPKAVVTATDEGIRSKTEEIPQECDKNLSEKQKQEMAVVRQPLSIPKISEGEDFGKGIVFYLRDDVVVGILLWNIYNRMNVARQVLMDHKKYEDLNDVAKLFNIHETTDETTNDETTNDETK, from the exons ATGATTAGAATTatccaaatatcaaaaaatttgactgtTAATCATTCTAGAAATAGTATTTTACGATGTTCCACTCAGTCGACGATTAAAACAATTT taaataGATCAAACACTATTAGATCCTTATCAGACAAATGTGACGACGATCGTAAAAAGAAGGTAGGTGATAAACCCGAAAAAGGCTGCGTCCAATCCCATCCTTCTTCCATTAAACCCGCCGAATGTAAAACTGATCAACCAACTTCCGGAGTTAAACTGAAAGATTGCAATCCTATTGTTATTAACCCATGCAAAACACCCGTTATTCCG CAAATACCATCACTTAAAGATTGTCATCCTACAAATTTGATGAGTGAAATACCGGAACCGGCCGGGAACTGGGAGGAAAAGGATAGTATGgttagaaaacaaaatagaagGTGGTTACTTTTGGGTTTATTGTTTACTGCTTTTACCGTTGGTACA attttttatattaatccaTTGAAAAAGGAGGAAGAGATAAAAATAGATGATGGGAAAAAGA aagagaaaaagaacaaatatcCTGCGTCTTCAAAAGATATACCGAAGGATGTGCCTTATTTATTGATAGGAGGAGGTACTGCTTCTTTTAGCGCATTCCGTTCAATCAAAACTAGAGATCCTACTGCTAAA GTACTAATGATATCAAACGACTTGTTCTACCCTTATATGCGTCCCCCGTTGTCTAAAGAAATATGGTATAACGATGAAGAATCTgctaaaaactattttttcaaacagtGGAATGGTTCGCAAAGGAG tatattttatGAACCCGACAACTTTTATACCGAATGTAAAGATTTAGAATCTAGTGAAAATGGTGGTTTAGCGGTAGCTAGAGGTtggactataaaaaaattagatgtaaTAGAAAATATCGCATATTTAGATGACGGAGCGGAAATCCGGTACGGAAAATGTCTCATAGCTACAG GTGCCAAACCCAATTTTTCACCGGTATTCGCAAATGCATCGACCGATCCTAAATTGAAAGATTTGATAAGGTCTTATAGGAACATAACCGATTTTGAAGAATTGTATGATATGTTTAAAAAAGCTAAAACTGTAGCTATAGTCGGAGGTGGATTTTTGGGAAGCGAATTGGCTTGCGCTTTGGGTAAAAAAGCTAAAGATG aaAAGGGTGAACCTAAAAAAGTGTATCAAATATTCCGAGAATCCGGAAACATGGGCAAAGTGCTACCGGAATATCTTTCTCTTTGGTCAACGGACAAAGTGCAAGATGAAGGAGCCATT gttttgtcaaaaactgaagTTGTGGGTGTAAGAAGTGACGGTAAAGAAGGTTTAACGTTGACCCTAAACAATGGTAAAACTATGGATGTTGATTTCGTAATAGTGGCGATGGGCGTAACGCCCAACACAGATTTAGCGGAAGAATCCGATTTGGAAGTAGACCCCGAATTAGGCGGATTTTTAGTTAATACGGAATTACAAGCGAGAACCGACGTTTACATC GCTGGCGATTGCGCATGTTTCTACGATACGAAATTGGGCCGTCGACGTTTCGAACACCACGACCACGCCGTCGTCACGGGGAAATTAGCTGGAGAAAATATGACTGGCGGTCGTCAACCGTATTTACATCAAAGTATGTTTTGGTCCGATCTAGGACCGGACGTAGGTTACGAGGCGATCGGTATAGTGGATTCTTCTTTACCTACGGTAGCAGTATTCGCGAAAGCAACCGATAAGGATAATCCCAAGGCAGTGGTGACCGCAACCGATGAAGGAATCAGATCTAAAACCGAGGAG ATCCCTCAGGAATGCGATAAAAATTTGTCggaaaaacaaaaacaagaaatggCAGTGGTGAGACAACCACTCAGTATACCGAAAATATCTGAAGGTGAAGATTTTGGTAAAGGTATCGTCTTTTACCTAAGAGACGACGTAGTGGTCGGTATACTGTTGTGGAACATCTATAATAGAATGAATGTAGCTAGACAAGTTTTGATGGATCACAAAAAATACGAAGATCTTAACGACGTTGCCAAGTTGTTTAACATACACGAAACTACAGATGAAACAACTAACGACGAAACTACTAATGatgaaactaaataa
- the LOC130897485 gene encoding fasciculation and elongation protein zeta-2 — protein MRDLATKMAELKFEAPLAQFEETDEWGSTEFQTANFKNEENLNNINKKKHDINDVLNDFKEDILNNSIPQKVPAKTLILKNGETQSVADNFTETFSGSLEDLVNTFDEKITKCFGNYEESVEKLAPVQIRSQEEIMNECQMWWTLTGNFGNILPIDWSKTYARKLQINALHLDQQEPQTPEDDLDLSSEDEAVASDLDMHALILGGMNQEADEPLKTAEEVIREIDDMMQDDLSSIDGNPDGRDGQIENNEVLEKAKEVLSSPLYEDKLRDLSLSQLNELFLELEVLIREFSETLISELALRDELEYEKELKNTFISLLLAVQNRRRQYHVEKKRSAKNSSTKLQNGIDPKYLTTVIPYHISDGPPDNQSLQVLIKILKAINEDSPTVPTLLTDYILKVICPT, from the exons ATGCGTGATTTGGCCACTAAAATGGctgaattaaaatttgaggCTCCATTAGCGCAATTCGAAGAAACCGATGAATGGGGTTCGACGGAATTTCAAACAGCAAATTTCAAAAACGAAGAAAATCtcaataatataaacaaaaaaaagcaCGACATTAACGATGTTTTGAACGACTTTAAGGAAGACATACTCAATAATTCTATACCCCAAAAAGTGCCCGCTAAGACACTTATTCTGAAAAACGGCGAGACCCAATCGGTGGCTGATAATTTTACCGAAACTTTTTCTGGATCTTTGGAGGATTTAGTAAATACTTTCGATGAAAAAATCACGAAATGTTTCGGAAATTACGAGGAATCTGTAGAAAAATTGGCACCTGTTCAAATTAGGTCCCAAGAAGAAATTATGAATGAATGCCA AATGTGGTGGACGTTGACGGGAAACTTCGGTAACATTTTGCCTATCGATTGGTCGAAAACGTACGCTAGGAAACTACAAATCAATGCTCTGCATTTGGATCAG CAGGAACCTCAAACACCCGAAGACGACCTCGATTTGAGTTCTGAAGATGAAGCGGTGGCTAGTGATCTAGATATGCACGCTCTAATTCTTGGTGGAATGAACCAAGAAGCAGACGAACCCTTAAAAACCGCCGAAGAAGTAATAAGAGAAATCGACGATATGATGCAAGACGATTTGAGCTCTATTGATGGAAATCCCGATGGTAGAGACGgccaaatagaaaataatgaggTGTTAGAAAAAGCGAAGGAAGTACTAAGTTCACCATTATATGAAGACA aATTACGCGATTTGAGTTTGAGCCAATTGAACGAACTGTTTCTCGAATTAGAAGTATTGATAAGAGAATTTTCCGAAACGTTGATATCCGAATTGGCGCTTAGAGATGAATTGGAGTACGAGAAAGAGTTGAAGAATACGTTCATTTCTCTGTTGTTAGCAGTTCAAAATAGACGAAGACAGTACCATGTCGAAAAGAAGAGATCGGCCAAAAATTCTTCCACGAAACTTCAAAACGGCATTGATCCGAAG tATTTAACTACTGTAATTCCTTACCATATAAGCGACGGACCACCGGATAACCAAAGTTTACAAGTCCTCATTAAAA tattgAAAGCTATAAACGAAGATAGTCCGACAGTACCGACTTTATTGACGGATTATATATTGAAAG taATATGTCCGACATAG